GCCACCACCCTGTCTGCCGCGCAGGTACAGTACAAAATACTGCCTGTAGCCAATAACCAGAGCGCAGTAATGGCCACCTCCTATAAACTCAATACATCTGGTCTACTGTCAGGTTTTGTACCCACGTATATTCTCAACAACGACCTGAAACGTGATAATAACTACGAAGAGGTACTTCAATTCAACTTGTATGACAACATCGGCAACATACAAGAGCAACGCAAAACCAATGATGTCAACGAAGTTTATATCTGGGGATACAATGACTTATATCCGGTCGCTAAAATTATCGGATCGACCTATCAGACAGCGATGAGTTATATTGATCCGGCCATAATCCGGAACCCGCAAAATGATGCGCAGCTTCGAGCAGAACTGGATAAAATACGTACAGGCCTGAAAGGGACCAATGCATTGGTAAGCACCTATACCTACAAACCACAGGTAGGTGTCACCAGCGAAACAGATCCCAGCGGTAAAGTCGTCTACTATGAATATGATAGTGTAGGACGGTTGTTGCTGGTCAAAGACCAGAACGGAAAGATACTGAAGCAATACAGCTACCAGTACCAGCAACCAGTTAACCAATAACGACAGTGCTGATAACAAGTGATGAGCAGCCGGATATCCGCCCAAAGCTGGTAACCGGCTGCTTTTATATTTTATTTAACGTTACCTCGCATCTATCCGTCAAAACCTGTTTTATCTTTATAAGGATAGTCGTTTTCTTCCCGGTTTAATATCCTCATCATGAAAAGAACTATACTCCTCTTATTCGTTTCATTGATTATTAATTCTTTAAAAGCACAAACCGATAGCGAGAGACTGAATGAAGTGATGCAGGCCGCCACAGATGCCAATATCTTCAACGGTGTGGCTCTCGTTGCCCGCCATGACAGCATCCTGTTATTTAAAGGATATGGTTGGCGTGATTACGAACAGAAAATTCCTCATGACACCAATTCCGTATTCCAAATCGGCTCCGTTACCAAAACCTTTACCGCTACAGTTATCTTATGGCTGCAGGAACAACATCAGCTGAATATTCAAGATAAACTGAGTAAGTACTTCCCAAAGTACCGGTATGCAGATAAAATCACCATCAAAAACCTGTTGACACATACTTCCGGTATCTACAACTTTACAGACGCACACTACCTGGCAGATCTGGCCGAAAAGCCTTTCCGTCAGACGGACTTCTGGAATTATATTGCAGACAAACCGCTCGGATTCCCTCCCGATTCTATGCATAGTTACAGTAATTCCAACTATATGATACTTGGGTATATCATCGAAAAAGTTTCCGGCAAACCATATGAACAAATGGTACGGGAAGTGATATTCGATAAGGCTGGCATGACGCACTCCGGTTTTGACTACGCCCATTTATCCAGTCCGTATAAATCCGTTGGGTACGATGCTTTGAATGAAACCACTCATCAGCGCGCACGCATCTCCGATTCCAGTGCTACCTATGCTGCCGGGGCCATCTATACCACCGCTGGTGACCTGTACCGCTGGAATCTCGCCTTATATGGGAATAAAATTGTCAGTCAGGCTTCCCTGGAGGAAGCATTTACTCCTTATAAAGGCACCTACGGCTATGGCTGGTACATAGAACAACCACCCGGTATGAAGTTCGTAGCCCATAATGGCGGTATCTGGGGCTTTCAGGCACATTTCAAACGAATCCTTCAGGACCATGGCTGCATCATTTTGTTGCGCAATGAAATGCTGGGATTTGAAGACTATGCCCTGAGCCTTCACCGTATTATTCAACACGACCCTAATTACTACATACCCAGAAAAAGCATCTCTATCCCGGCCGATAGCCTTTCCGCTTATGTCGGCGAATACCAGCTTGCCGGCAAACCAGCGTTTAAGGCATCTGTCACAGTAAGGGAGGGCAACCTGTATATAGCCTGGACCAATTTCGCGCCCGAACAGGTATTCGCGGAAAAGAAAGATTGGTTCTTCTTTAAATCCTATAACAGTCAGATTGAGTACACCCGGAACGAAAAAGGCGGTATATCCGGATTTGTGGCCCATAACGGGAAACAGGAGTTTCCGTATGAAAAAATCAGGTAATCATCAGCTAAGCCGGATTTGTATGAGGTATCCCGACGCTACCAATAGCTTATGGAATTCCACAGAAGCTGCATCTTCCTCGAAACCGCTTATATGAAATCTTTTCTTTTCATGCTGCCGGCCGTTGGACTGGCGATTACAACTTACGCGCAGCAGAAAGTTTCAGAAATACCATTGCCCGCTGGTTACACAAGAATCACAGTGGAAAAGAATACTTTTGGGGAATGGCTGCAAAACTGTACCCTAAAACCTGACAAAACAGTATACCTGTATAACGGCGCTCCCAAAAGAAATCAGCAAGCACAATATGCTGTACTTGATGTGCCTGTAGGAAAAAGGGACCTACAACAATGCGCTGATGCTGTGATCCGCCTGCGTGCAGAATACCTGTATAAGAGCAATCGTACCGAAACAATTGTTTTCAAAGCAACAGATGGCACCAAAATGGATTTCAGTGGCTGGCTGAAGGGAGACCGCTTTGTGTTACAGCAGGGAAAACTGTTACGAAAGCGTATGGCCGCACCCGGACAAGGAAGAGCATTATTTGAAAAATATCTCGAAACCGTATTCACTTATGCCGGCACTATTTCGCTTAGCCGTGAACTGAAACAGGTCCGGAACCCACAAAACATACAACCAGGAGACGTCTTTATCCAGGGAGGCTCCCCCGGCCATGCTGTTATAGTGATCGACGTAGCACAGCATCGGTCCGGCAAAAAAATGTTTCTGCTCGCCCAAAGTTATATGCCGGCGCAGGATATCCATATCCTGAAAAATCCGGCGTCCCATAGTCCCTGGTATGATGCAGCGTTCGGCGGCAAGTTAATTACTCCGGAATGGATATTCAATGCTGGTTCTTTAATGCAATGGTGAGTCATGTCTCTCTCCATATTTCATCACCCCAATTTTCTTGAACACCATCATTTTGGTAAAATCCCGGTTGCAGACAGTAAGTCCGTTTTCAGAGAAAAGTAATCCAATAACCGGTGCTGCATTGGCCGCCTGGCATATTTGCACCCGATGTCTGTCCAGGACCAGGAAAAGTTCAACCGTTCCAAAGTGACATTGAATGAAGGCGTCCACTTTATTTTCATCATAGTCATCTCCCACTCCCACATAATGCCATTCCGTTCTGTCGCCTGGAACCCATTGAATATATTTCAGATATCGCCCGCTGGCAATAAAAATATTTTTCGCATCCATACGCCGAATCAATTATATCCCATGCGCCGCATTAAACTGCTCCTTCGTCCGCTCAAACACTGAATCCTTTACATACACCTTTTTATACAGTTCCTGCTTCTGTAAACTCAGCTCATAGATTTTTTCATGCGCCGCCATGGCCTCGTCTCCTTTCAGGCGATGGGCAATTTCCTGTTGAGACACTTCCTGCCGGTCGAAAAGCTGCAATGTTTTCAG
The Chitinophaga varians genome window above contains:
- a CDS encoding DUF4846 domain-containing protein — encoded protein: MKSFLFMLPAVGLAITTYAQQKVSEIPLPAGYTRITVEKNTFGEWLQNCTLKPDKTVYLYNGAPKRNQQAQYAVLDVPVGKRDLQQCADAVIRLRAEYLYKSNRTETIVFKATDGTKMDFSGWLKGDRFVLQQGKLLRKRMAAPGQGRALFEKYLETVFTYAGTISLSRELKQVRNPQNIQPGDVFIQGGSPGHAVIVIDVAQHRSGKKMFLLAQSYMPAQDIHILKNPASHSPWYDAAFGGKLITPEWIFNAGSLMQW
- a CDS encoding serine hydrolase, translated to MKRTILLLFVSLIINSLKAQTDSERLNEVMQAATDANIFNGVALVARHDSILLFKGYGWRDYEQKIPHDTNSVFQIGSVTKTFTATVILWLQEQHQLNIQDKLSKYFPKYRYADKITIKNLLTHTSGIYNFTDAHYLADLAEKPFRQTDFWNYIADKPLGFPPDSMHSYSNSNYMILGYIIEKVSGKPYEQMVREVIFDKAGMTHSGFDYAHLSSPYKSVGYDALNETTHQRARISDSSATYAAGAIYTTAGDLYRWNLALYGNKIVSQASLEEAFTPYKGTYGYGWYIEQPPGMKFVAHNGGIWGFQAHFKRILQDHGCIILLRNEMLGFEDYALSLHRIIQHDPNYYIPRKSISIPADSLSAYVGEYQLAGKPAFKASVTVREGNLYIAWTNFAPEQVFAEKKDWFFFKSYNSQIEYTRNEKGGISGFVAHNGKQEFPYEKIR